One Papaver somniferum cultivar HN1 chromosome 10, ASM357369v1, whole genome shotgun sequence genomic window carries:
- the LOC113317244 gene encoding uncharacterized protein LOC113317244: MEKKHYETPSLSAKVLIESTEFFVNTYAFLSSLTSHPLFSITVALYSLILLYFPRFFLSLIFSPVLISTGIIISTLLRLGTTPKLENGNESFVEYWNLSAPLDVIYEEHEGQEEDGKEGVTVNEFSCLGRYFPESDDTGSESDDDFDLINGWDSPKNMCYRWEDEDDGKEGGLIEIELNDEKRNSSDDHRFYDYHDDDDVEEMDDNLIEIEIS; encoded by the exons ATGGAGAAGAAACATTACGAAACACCATCATTATCAGCCAAGGTATTAATTGAGTCGACTGAGTTTTTTGTGAACACATATGCATTTCTGTCGTCGCTCACGTCTCACCCTCTATTCTCAATCACTGTAGCTCTATACAGTTTAATTCTCCTATATTTCCCAAGATTTTTTCTCAGTCTTATATTCTCTCCTGTATTAATATCTACTGGAATTATTATATCAACTCTTCTTAGATTAGGAACGACCCCAAAATTAGAAAACGGGAATG AGTCATTTGTTGAGTATTGGAATCTTAGTGCACCACTTGACGTGATTTACGAGGAGCATGAAGGACAAGAAGAAGATGGAAAGGAGGGGGTGACGGTAAATGAGTTCTCTTGTTTGGGACGGTATTTTCCTGAGTCTGATGATACAGGGAGTGAATCAGatgatgattttgatttgattaatggcTGGGATTCACCAAAGAATATGTGTTATAGatgggaagatgaagatgatggtaaAGAAGGAGGGTTAATTGAGATAGAATTAAATGATGAAAAAAGAAATAGTTCTGATGATCATAGATTTTATGattatcatgatgatgatgatgttgaagaaaTGGATGATAATTTGATTGAGATCGAGATCTCATGA